Below is a window of Candidatus Parvarchaeota archaeon DNA.
GAACAGTTTTCCGATGAGGATAAAAAGAAAAGGGAGAGTGCGGAGCTAAAAAATGAGGCCGAAGCCCTTGCGTACACTGCCGAAAAGACACTTGAAGAGTTCAAGGATAAGATACCTGCAGACAAGGCTGAAAAAGTGAAGAAGGCAGTAGAAGAAGTCAGGGCAAGCCTTGGGAAAGATTCTGTGGAACTCAAAGGCAAACTTGATGCCTTGAAAAAAATACTCCAGGAAGTCGGGGCTGACATGTACAAACAATCAGGACAGGGCCCGGGCAACCAAGGAGGGGGCCCTGGGGCGGGCAGTGCGGGTGGCGCCGGCGGGGATTGGCAAGGCGGCCCTACTTATGGAACTGGGGGTCAGGGTGGCGGCTCAGCAAGTCAAGGTGGCAACGTGCACGATGCCGAATTCAAAAAGGAATAGTCAGAACGACTAGTTCAGTAAATTCAATTTGAGGGGCGCATATATTGGCAACAAAAAGAGATTATTACGAAATACTCGGCGTGTCAAAAAATGCCAGTGCCGATGAGATAAAGCAGGCATACAGGAAACTTGCACTCCAGTTCCACCCAGACAGAAACAAGGACACTGGAGCCGAAGAGAAATTCAAGGAAATTTCAGAGGCATATGCGGTCCTTTCAGACAAGCAAAAGCGGTCAACTTATGACCAGTACGGGCATGCGGGCTTTGACCAGCGCTATTCCCAGGAGGATATTTTCAGGGGCGCAAATTTTGGGGACTTTGAAGACGTGTTCTCCAAAATGGGTTTTGGCTCAGGGGGATTCAATGATGTGTTTTCTTCAATGTTCGGTTTTTCAACTGGCGGCTCAAGGGGAGGATTTGGAAGGCGGCAGGGGGGAAAAGGGGAGGACCTGAGGGCCGACGTTGAAATCAGCCTTGATGAAGCGTTCAGGGGAGCAAAAAAACAAATAAGGGTCGAACATGACACATTGTGCAAAAAGTGTTCTGGAAGCGGAGCTGAACCTGGTTCTGACAGGATAAATTGCGGCACATGTGGCGGGCAGGGAAGGGTTCAGCAAGTCCAGAATCTTGGCGGATTTGGCAGATTTGTTAGTGTTGGCACCTGTCCGGCATGCAGGGGAGAGGGAAGCATTGTAGGAAATAAATGTGCAGATTGCAGGGGAAAGGGAAAGGAGAGAAAAGAGGAAACAATAACAGTCACAATTCCTGCAGGTGTTGAGGATGGCACTACGCTTAGGGTTGCCGGGATGGGCAACTCCGGTCGGGCGGGAAGCGGAGACATGTACGTTGTTGTTGGCGTTTCTGAAAACCCGCGTTTTTCAAGGGATGAGGACGATTTGCACACAAATCTCAGGGTTTCATTTGGCACAGCGGCCCTGGGTTCAACTGCTCAAATCGAAGGGCTGGATGGAAAACTGAGCCTTACAATACCCCAAGGCACTCAGGCAGGCGATGTACTCAGGCTTAAAGGTGAGGGGATGCCCAAGCTTGGCCGCAAGGGAAGGGGGGATTTGTATGTCAAAATCGCAATTGATGTGCCAAAAAACCTGTCTGAAAAACAAAAGGAACTAATCAGGCAGCTTGAGGGCCTTGAGAAGAAAAAAGGTTTGTTTGATTCGATGTTCAGATAAGCGAGCCAAATCCGATTTTACCCTGTTCCCAAATCCAAGGTTATTCAATGCATTTTTCAAAACTAATCAGTCGTGCAAACAAAAAATATTACTGTGACCCTAAAACCAGGATTTATTATGATTTTAAGACAACTTCCGGTGCTTGTGGGAAAACAGCCAGGGCATGCGCCATCATTGCAGCACAACTCATTAAGAAAAAAATCCCAAACCAAGTAAACGCAAATCACCCTCCAGCCGTATTCAGGATTGCAGAATTTGGGGTTGGCGAAGGCGATTTTGCTGCACATTTTTTGAAAAATCTGAAGAATATTGTTGGAAGTCCGCTATTTGCAAGCATAGAATACTGCCTTTGCGATTTTTCTGCCCCCCTTCTTGCAAAGGCAAAAGAAAAGCTTTCAAGGCTTGGATTTGGGCACATTTTGCAGTTCTGTCGCGTCAATCTTGCCTACTCGAAAAAATTCCCATATTCGCGAATAGGCAAGTTCGATTACGTTGTTTCAAATGAAATGTATGATGATTTGCCTGCACAGATGTTGTGCAATGATGCGGAGGTTTTGAAGGAAGTCATAATTGGCCCGGACTGCAAATTCAGGAAATTTGGGCCTAAAGCCCAAAGAACTCCTTTTGCAGGCAAGCCTTGGCTTCCAGATGGCTATTTCGTGGCATATAACAATGGCTGCATTGA
It encodes the following:
- the dnaJ gene encoding molecular chaperone DnaJ: MATKRDYYEILGVSKNASADEIKQAYRKLALQFHPDRNKDTGAEEKFKEISEAYAVLSDKQKRSTYDQYGHAGFDQRYSQEDIFRGANFGDFEDVFSKMGFGSGGFNDVFSSMFGFSTGGSRGGFGRRQGGKGEDLRADVEISLDEAFRGAKKQIRVEHDTLCKKCSGSGAEPGSDRINCGTCGGQGRVQQVQNLGGFGRFVSVGTCPACRGEGSIVGNKCADCRGKGKERKEETITVTIPAGVEDGTTLRVAGMGNSGRAGSGDMYVVVGVSENPRFSRDEDDLHTNLRVSFGTAALGSTAQIEGLDGKLSLTIPQGTQAGDVLRLKGEGMPKLGRKGRGDLYVKIAIDVPKNLSEKQKELIRQLEGLEKKKGLFDSMFR
- a CDS encoding methyltransferase, with protein sequence MHFSKLISRANKKYYCDPKTRIYYDFKTTSGACGKTARACAIIAAQLIKKKIPNQVNANHPPAVFRIAEFGVGEGDFAAHFLKNLKNIVGSPLFASIEYCLCDFSAPLLAKAKEKLSRLGFGHILQFCRVNLAYSKKFPYSRIGKFDYVVSNEMYDDLPAQMLCNDAEVLKEVIIGPDCKFRKFGPKAQRTPFAGKPWLPDGYFVAYNNGCIENLKIISKCLKENGRADIFDYGFSAYSQITSEPKDFWNFNVARKFGTQITTDVNFVVLSNAAKKHGFGSSLELQSEFLSKVYGKRHWCVELDDGLHYFSKKELRNKQNRKMLERQGYSHEFITGKFCEGEDYWHFGLKKK